A genome region from Jeongeupia sp. HS-3 includes the following:
- a CDS encoding PelD GGDEF domain-containing protein: protein MLKLANWEWQAHLVQARQPWWHWTEAVAMPAIALALGVYFWPADPYGVTATFPWLWLAPLLVTLRYGMLPGLAASAVLLVCWPILVRGAPVPPGYFIGGLIMVMIAGQYCSAWRTRVRRVEELNLYLDERFDRLARQHHLLRLSHERLEQNLISRPVTLRDALARLRGLLDENHSRGGLPVGQAFLDFMAQFCQLEAAALFEWRNGKLVEAPAALIGNDPHYRCDDALLVYAIRHRALCHIQTETLESTETELLVAVPLRNSVGTTLGVLAIKRMPFFALNDDTLQMISVLSAYYAEQVSVRKLAAPLLEALPDCPASFAYELFNLQRVQRESGLTSTIVVQFFRSSAQQHDIFNAVLRSQRGLDQIWAIENQPTHALITLMPLSTVKVVDGYIARVETLIRERFGKTLAQAGISYHSVTLSKPDAWIQLQGLLRENRSIVSQPEKVAA from the coding sequence GTGCTGAAACTCGCTAACTGGGAGTGGCAGGCGCACCTCGTCCAGGCTCGCCAGCCATGGTGGCACTGGACCGAAGCGGTCGCGATGCCGGCCATCGCGCTCGCCCTTGGTGTTTACTTCTGGCCCGCCGATCCCTATGGCGTGACCGCGACCTTTCCATGGTTATGGCTGGCGCCACTGCTGGTGACCTTGCGCTACGGCATGCTGCCGGGCCTGGCAGCATCGGCCGTATTGCTGGTCTGTTGGCCGATACTCGTTCGTGGCGCCCCCGTTCCACCCGGCTACTTCATCGGCGGCTTGATCATGGTCATGATCGCCGGCCAGTACTGCAGCGCTTGGCGCACCCGGGTACGCCGGGTCGAGGAGCTGAACCTCTATCTCGACGAGCGGTTCGACCGGCTCGCGCGCCAGCATCATCTGCTGCGGCTGTCGCACGAACGGCTGGAGCAGAATCTCATCAGCCGACCGGTCACCTTGCGTGATGCGCTGGCACGACTACGCGGCCTGCTCGATGAAAACCACAGCCGGGGCGGGCTGCCGGTCGGTCAGGCGTTTCTCGACTTCATGGCGCAGTTCTGCCAGCTCGAAGCCGCGGCGCTGTTTGAATGGCGCAACGGCAAACTCGTTGAAGCGCCGGCAGCACTGATCGGCAACGATCCTCACTACCGCTGCGACGACGCCCTGCTTGTCTACGCCATCCGCCATCGCGCGCTTTGCCATATCCAGACCGAAACGCTGGAGAGTACCGAAACCGAACTACTGGTCGCCGTACCGCTGCGCAACAGCGTCGGCACGACGCTTGGCGTGCTCGCGATCAAGCGCATGCCCTTTTTTGCACTCAATGACGACACGCTGCAAATGATCTCGGTGCTGTCGGCCTACTATGCCGAGCAGGTCTCGGTGCGCAAGCTGGCGGCCCCCTTGCTCGAAGCGCTACCCGATTGCCCGGCCAGCTTTGCCTATGAGCTCTTCAATTTGCAGCGCGTCCAGCGCGAAAGCGGCCTGACCAGCACCATCGTTGTGCAGTTCTTTCGCAGCAGCGCCCAGCAACACGATATTTTCAATGCGGTCTTGCGCAGCCAGCGCGGGCTCGATCAGATCTGGGCGATCGAAAACCAGCCGACCCACGCGCTGATCACACTGATGCCGCTGTCGACGGTCAAGGTGGTCGATGGCTATATCGCCCGGGTCGAGACGCTGATCCGGGAACGCTTCGGCAAAACGCTGGCGCAAGCCGGAATCAGCTACCACAGCGTCACCCTGTCCAAGCCGGACGCATGGATCCAGCTTCAGGGCCTGCTACGCGAGAACCGCAGCATCGTGTCTCAGCCGGAAAAGGTGGCCGCGTGA